GTAAGCCAAAGCGAGCGCATCAATGTAGTCTTTCGGATGGTAGTACGAGATATATTGAAAGGCGTCTGCGATACTATCGATTAAATCATCCTGCTTAATTAGAGCCATGGCTAGAGTCCTTAGCTTAAAGTGCTTAGATTAGATGGGCATTATAAATCACCTGTCAACTGGTATTACGTCAACGCTCCTCTTTACTCACCATTAAGATCTCCGCAAAAGCTTAAAATCGTCATCACTAACACGCGAAAACGGTATAATCCACGAGACGAATGACACCGCAGTTGTAGCACTATCGGCACCATTACTTCGGTCCAGCCTATGAGGTTGTGGCGTTCACGAAGCACAACAAGCTGAAATTTATGAAAGCTGCGTGATGGCATGATAAAAAGAGGTACGTATGCCCAATATTGAATCGGTATTGCAGGAAAATCGGATTTTTAAACCGAGTAATGAGTTTGTAAAACAAGCGACTGTATCTGGACTCAGTGCCTATAAGGCCTTATGTGCCCAAGCGGAAGCCGATTACGAAGGTTTTTGGGCTAAGTTAGCGCAGGAGCATCTCTTATGGAACAAACCATTCACAAAAATTTTAGATGACACTAATCCACCGTTTTTTAAATGGTTCCATGACGGCGAACTGAATGTTTCATACAACTGCCTTGACCGGCATTTAAATACCATCCCACACAAGACCGCGTTGATTTTCGAAGCCGACGATGGTTCCGTGACCAACGTAACCTATAAACAGCTCTACCATCGCGTGTGCCAAATGGCCAATGGCTTGAAGTCTTTGGGTATCAGGTCGGGTGACCGCATTGTGATCTACATGCCAATGTCCATCGAAGGTGTGGCCGCAATGCAAGCGTGTGCGCGCATTGGTGCTATCCACTCTGTGGTGTTTGGTGGATTCTCGGCTAAAAGTCTGCAAGAACGGATTATTGATGTCGGTGCAACCGCCGTCATTACTGCTGATGCTCAAATTCGAGGTGGGAAAGAAATCCCACTAAAACCGACTGTCGATGAAGCGATCGCCATGGGTGGATGCGAAAAAATCAGCAATGTCGTTGTATACAAGCGTGCAGGCAACAAGATCAGCTTCGATAAGAATCGAGATGTGTGGTTACACGAGCTGACTCAAAATGAACCCGATGTCTGCGCACCCGAATGGGTCAATGCCGAGCATCCGCTATTTATCCTCTACACCTCCGGCTCCACAGGAAAACCGAAAGGCGTACAACACAGTTCAGCAGGGTACCTCCTTCAAGCGATTCTGACGATGAAATGGACCTTCGACCACAGAAGCTCCGATATTTTCTGGTGCACAGCTGATATCGGCTGGATCACAGGACACACCTACATCACGTATGGACCATTGTCGGTAGGTGCTACCCAAGTAATCTTTGAAGGTGTTCCAACTTATCCGGATGCCAATCGATTCTGGAAAATGATCGATACGCATGAAGTGACCATTTTTTATACAGCACCTACTGCAATTCGCTCTCTCATCAAACTCGGACCTGATTTACCTAAAGAGCACGATCTGTCGTCTTTGAGAATACTTGGATCAGTTGGCGAGCCAATTAATCCAGAGGCATGGATGTGGTACTTCAATGCCGTTGGCGGGGGAAAGTGCCCCATTATGGACACGTGGTGGCAGACTGAGACAGGCGGGCATATGATCACGCCACTTCCAGGTGCCACTACCCTAAAACCCGGTTCATGCACATTCCCGCTACCGGGCATAGTAGCCGATGTGGTTGATGAAACAGGCAACCCGGTCAGCAAGGGAAATGGCGGCATCTTAGTCATCAAAAAACCATGGCCTTCCATGATCAGAAACATATGGGGAGATCCAGAGCGCTTTAAGAAAAGCTACTTTCCGGATGATTTTAAAGGAAAATATTATCTCGCGGGCGATGGCGCTAATCGTGATAAAGATGGTTATTTTTGGATTATGGGTCGCATTGACGACGTACTGAACGTCTCAGGCCATCGACTCGGAACCATGGAGATTGAGTCAGCTTTAGTCTCACATGAACTGGTTGCTGAAGCGGCAGTCGTGGGCAGGCCGCATGACGTGAAAGGTGAATCGGTCACAGCCTTTGTCGTACTTGCTGGCGACAGACCGTCAGGCGATCAAGCAAAAGATATCGCACAAGCACTCAGGGATTGGGTCTCAAAAGAAATTGGGCCTATTGCCAAACCGGACGAGATTCGATTCGGCGATAACCTCCCCAAGACGCGTTCTGGGAAAATTATGCGCCGACTGCTTCGCTCCTTAGCCAAAGGTGAGGAGATCACTCAAGACGTCTCGACACTAGAAAATCCGCAGATTTTAGACCAACTCAAAGAGACGATTTAATCCATCAACTTTGACATGAGTGGGTCACTCATATATTCTGCCCCGCTTCTTAGGCATGGATAAGCAGGAGAGTTGACCGAGAGGCTTATGGTGCTCGCTTGGAAAGCGTGTGTACGGTAACCCGTACCGAGGGTTCGAATCCCTCACTCTCCGCCACCCTATTTTTATCTAATTTAATCTATATAAATCAATTATTTAAAAAGTCATTATTTTGGCGTGTGTAACATGTCTGTGTAACCAATTTGTACCCTTTACTCCACCCCTAAACATCCCGGGGGGTCTAAACAGGACTACGTGATCTATATATACCCGAGCAGATACAAATAAAGAATAGAATTGATGATGGGTTAGCCATCACACTTCATTGAACTTGATACATTTTTATAATCACGAAATAAGAAAGATAGACAAATGAAAGCCATTGGATATCAAAAAATGGGGCCAATAGAGACTGCTGGTTTCACAGAATTTTCAACTGACATCCCTGATGTCGGCGTGCACGACCTTCTTGTCGAGGTGCATGGCGTTTCATTGAACCCAGTTGATACAAAGGTTCGTAAACGTACTGAACCTGAGGGGGCACCAAAAGTCCTCGGTTATGATGCAGCAGGGATTGTTAAAAAAATTGGTGGTGCCGTATCAAAATTCAGCGTTGGCGACGAAGTCTTCTACGCTGGTGATATTACACGCCCTGGCACGAACTCAGAACTACATGTTGTTGATGAGCGCATTGTTGGTAAAAAACCGTCTTCACTTGGCATGGCCGAAGCCGCTGGCATTCCTTTAACTTCCATCACAGCCTGGGAACTGCTTTTTGACAGTCTCGGCATTACAGAGAGCGACAATGAAGCAATTCTAGTCATTGGTGGTGCTGGCGGTGTTGGTTCTATGCTTATCCAACTTGCAAAAAAACTGACTAAACTTACTGTCATCGCAACAGCATCCCGCCAAGACACCATCGATTGGGTCAAGAAAATGGGGGCAGATCACGTCATCGATCATAGCAAACCTATTGATACGGAGATCGAGGCATTGGGGATTCAACCAAAATATGTAGCCGCCTTGACAGGTACGGAGGGTCATTTTGACGCCATCATCAACCTGATCAAGCCTCGTGGTGCAGTTGCCTTTATCGATGATCCGGAAGTTCTAAATATTAAATCAGGTAAGCAAAAAGCCCTTCGTTTTGCTTGGGAACTAATGTTCACCCGTTCCATGTTCAAAACCCCTGACATGGATGAGCAACACAAAATTCTTAACCGTGTTTCTAAAATGCTGGACGATGGCACACTGATATCAACGGTGACCAATAATCTTGGTAAGCTCAGTCCAAAGACTATTGTTGAGGCTCATAAGCAACAAGAAAGAGGACGTGTCATCGGTAAAAACGTGCTCGAAGGCTTGCATTAAGAAAAGTAGTGAGGCACTTCGGTGTCACACTTTTACGGAAAGTTAAAAATGTTATTAGACACGCCCATTTGTGATTTTGGCTGGGATGCGCCCGACTTCACACTAAAAGATTCTCATGGCCAACGCTTCACCATGAGTGATCAATTGGGTAAGCATGGGCTTCTGATCACGTTCATATGTAATCACTGCCCATATGTTCAACGTATTGCAGCGCGCTTGGCTAATGATTGTCAGCAATTGATGGCGGAAGGAATTAGTGTGCTTGCCATCATGTCAAATGACTATGAACATCATGTTGCCGATTCTCCAGAGAATATGAAATTATTTGCCAAGAAATATGGCTTTTCATTCCCCTATCTCATTGATGAAGATCAGTCGGTCGGACGCGAATATGGTGCAATATGCACTCCAGATTTCTTCGGCTTAAATTCGAATGGCAAATTGCAATATCGCGGTCGTATTGATGATGATCCAATGGGGGGCACAAACAACCGAAATCCAGAACTCTTAAATGCCATGCGCCTGATTGCTGAAACTGGGAAAGGCCCCAAGGAACAACTCCCCTCAATAGGTTGTTCGATTAAGTGGCGAAATTAGTTTTTAAACCGAAAACTTTACGCCCACATTAAAACTTTAAATCTTAATTGTCT
This genomic stretch from Pseudomonadota bacterium harbors:
- the acs gene encoding acetate--CoA ligase, with translation MPNIESVLQENRIFKPSNEFVKQATVSGLSAYKALCAQAEADYEGFWAKLAQEHLLWNKPFTKILDDTNPPFFKWFHDGELNVSYNCLDRHLNTIPHKTALIFEADDGSVTNVTYKQLYHRVCQMANGLKSLGIRSGDRIVIYMPMSIEGVAAMQACARIGAIHSVVFGGFSAKSLQERIIDVGATAVITADAQIRGGKEIPLKPTVDEAIAMGGCEKISNVVVYKRAGNKISFDKNRDVWLHELTQNEPDVCAPEWVNAEHPLFILYTSGSTGKPKGVQHSSAGYLLQAILTMKWTFDHRSSDIFWCTADIGWITGHTYITYGPLSVGATQVIFEGVPTYPDANRFWKMIDTHEVTIFYTAPTAIRSLIKLGPDLPKEHDLSSLRILGSVGEPINPEAWMWYFNAVGGGKCPIMDTWWQTETGGHMITPLPGATTLKPGSCTFPLPGIVADVVDETGNPVSKGNGGILVIKKPWPSMIRNIWGDPERFKKSYFPDDFKGKYYLAGDGANRDKDGYFWIMGRIDDVLNVSGHRLGTMEIESALVSHELVAEAAVVGRPHDVKGESVTAFVVLAGDRPSGDQAKDIAQALRDWVSKEIGPIAKPDEIRFGDNLPKTRSGKIMRRLLRSLAKGEEITQDVSTLENPQILDQLKETI
- a CDS encoding zinc-binding alcohol dehydrogenase family protein, which encodes MKAIGYQKMGPIETAGFTEFSTDIPDVGVHDLLVEVHGVSLNPVDTKVRKRTEPEGAPKVLGYDAAGIVKKIGGAVSKFSVGDEVFYAGDITRPGTNSELHVVDERIVGKKPSSLGMAEAAGIPLTSITAWELLFDSLGITESDNEAILVIGGAGGVGSMLIQLAKKLTKLTVIATASRQDTIDWVKKMGADHVIDHSKPIDTEIEALGIQPKYVAALTGTEGHFDAIINLIKPRGAVAFIDDPEVLNIKSGKQKALRFAWELMFTRSMFKTPDMDEQHKILNRVSKMLDDGTLISTVTNNLGKLSPKTIVEAHKQQERGRVIGKNVLEGLH
- a CDS encoding thioredoxin family protein yields the protein MLLDTPICDFGWDAPDFTLKDSHGQRFTMSDQLGKHGLLITFICNHCPYVQRIAARLANDCQQLMAEGISVLAIMSNDYEHHVADSPENMKLFAKKYGFSFPYLIDEDQSVGREYGAICTPDFFGLNSNGKLQYRGRIDDDPMGGTNNRNPELLNAMRLIAETGKGPKEQLPSIGCSIKWRN